AGCTGTTTTATTCATGTTCTGTGCATCTATTCAGTTTGTTGAGCCGGCATCTGCTGCAACATCAAAAGGCATTAAAGTAGACCATGGAACCAAGTATTTCTGGAGTGGTCAAAGCGGAAACATGAAAATGACTTGGAAGACATATAAAGTCACCAGCAACACTCGAAAGGTGTACCAGACATTTTATGTGAAAATTAATGGCAAATATTTAGTAAGCTGGCATGAAATTATAACTCTAAGAAAAGTTTCAAAAAACAGGATAAAAATTATTGACTACACAGATAGTGAGTTAGGTCCTGGAACGACTGTAACTTACAAAAAAACTAAATTAAGCACCAGAAAATATTATTGGTACAAATTCAGACCACAAATGCTTAAAAATCTGGGATAAATTACATCATTTTCTCTTTTTTCTATTTTTTAAGGATTATGGGAAATTTTTGAGTAACATATCACTCAAAGTAATATTAAAAAATTTTATTAGTTTTTATATTCAAAATACCATTTTAATCAAATGAAATTTATCCTCTAGCTGGTGAGAAAATGCCTGAAAACATAACTCTAGAAGACTATAAAAAAGTTTACCATGAAGTAGCTAAAAAAGACCGTGCCCGAAGTTTTTATTTGCATTTAACTATCTATTTATCCATAAATACTATTTCAGCCATTATCAATATTATGTTAACTCCACAGTTTGTGTGGGTAATTTTCCCTATAATATTCTGGGGTATTGGGGTAATCTGGAATTATGTTTCATCATTCATTCTAATTGATAGTAAACTGAAAAAATTATCATTAAAGACGGAAATTGAACTGAAGAGGAGTTCTGATAATGAATAAAGTACCATCCAGTGAACTTAAAAGCAGATTAAGAAGATTTAAAAAACACATGGATTTTCATCACAGCCAGTGGGAAATGGTAGTAATATTCAGTAAAATAAACCAGTACTATTTTACCGGGACCATGCAGGACGGAATGCTTATCATACCCCAGAATGGTGAAGCCACTTTCTGGGTTAGAAGAAGTTATGAAAGGGCCGTGGATGAATCATTATTTGATAATATTAATCCCATGAAAAGTTTTCGTGATGCGAAATACGATGAATTACCAGAAACTGTTTACTTAGAAACAGAAGTGGTTCCTTTAGCTCTTTACCATCGTTTTTCAAGACAATTCCCATTTAAAAATGTTAAATCCGTAGATCGAGATATATCCACTGTTAGATCCATTAAAAGTGAATATGAACTCTCTTTGATGCGCGAATCTGGAAAAATCCATGCCCATGTTCTGGAAGATTTGGTGCCTGAAATTCTAAAAGAGGGTATTAGTGAAGCAGATCTGGCCAGCGAACTTTTTTCAGTGATGATGAAAGAGGGTCACCATGGTGTGGCACGTTTTGGAATGTTTGATACTGAAATGGTACTGGGCCATGTTTGTTTTGGAGAAAGTTCGATTTACCCTACCTATTTTGATGGTGCTAGTGGAAATTACGGCTTAAGTCCAGCTGTACCATTGATTGGAAGTCGTGAAAATAAATTAAAAAAAGGAGACCTGGTTTATATTGACATTGGATCCGGGGTTGATGGATACCATACAGACAAAAGCACCACTTATATGTTCGCTGAAAAATTACCAGACCATGCTGTTGAGGCCCACTATAAATGTGTGGATGTTCAGAATCAGATTGCTGAAATGTTAAAACCCGGGGCAATCCCTTCTGAGATTTATGACTCTATTATGGGCAGTCTGGATGATGAATTTCTAGAAAACTTCATGGGTTTTGGCAAGCGCACAGTTAAATTCCTAGGGCATGGCATAGGACTTTTAATTGATGAATTACCTGTACTTGCTCATGGATTCAACGAGCCTCTAGAAAAGGGTATGGTTTTTGCAGTTGAACCTAAAAAAGGAATCAAAGGTATAGGGATGGTTGGGATTGAAAACACTTTTATTGTGACTCCCAAAGGCGGTGAATGCATAACCGGAGATGACCCGGGTTTAATTCCCATATTATAAAAAAAATTATTTTTCTTATAAATTCCCCTTTATGATTCTATTTTCACAATATACTTCAAAATCAACCGGATGGCTTCTACAAATGTTGCTATAATCATAGCTATTACAGCAATGATAAATGCAATTTTTATCGCATATGCAATCCATGCACTGACTGTGAAGGGGAATATTGTATAAAGGAAATAAACTACCAGGATGCCCAGTATATTTAAAATTATCTGAGAAATAGCTTTAATCCAATCTTTAAAGTAGATTAAAAACAGTATATTAACCAGTATATTGGCTATTATGGATATATTGAATATCCAAAGCACACTTGTAAATGAATCGCTTATAAATGATATGTTCCAGTTTACCAGATTGTTTACAATATATAAAAAGATGATATTCACTATTATTGCTACTATATATTCTAATTTTTTAGCTTTTTTATCTTTTAAAAACTTATTTATCTTACTTTCCTTTTTATTTGCCTCTTTGGATTCTTCAGTCAACTTTACCACCTCACCTGTGAAATCAATATATAATTTATTATCCTTATTATCAACCTCATT
The nucleotide sequence above comes from Methanobacterium alcaliphilum. Encoded proteins:
- a CDS encoding 2TM domain-containing protein, with the translated sequence MPENITLEDYKKVYHEVAKKDRARSFYLHLTIYLSINTISAIINIMLTPQFVWVIFPIIFWGIGVIWNYVSSFILIDSKLKKLSLKTEIELKRSSDNE
- a CDS encoding M24 family metallopeptidase, with amino-acid sequence MNKVPSSELKSRLRRFKKHMDFHHSQWEMVVIFSKINQYYFTGTMQDGMLIIPQNGEATFWVRRSYERAVDESLFDNINPMKSFRDAKYDELPETVYLETEVVPLALYHRFSRQFPFKNVKSVDRDISTVRSIKSEYELSLMRESGKIHAHVLEDLVPEILKEGISEADLASELFSVMMKEGHHGVARFGMFDTEMVLGHVCFGESSIYPTYFDGASGNYGLSPAVPLIGSRENKLKKGDLVYIDIGSGVDGYHTDKSTTYMFAEKLPDHAVEAHYKCVDVQNQIAEMLKPGAIPSEIYDSIMGSLDDEFLENFMGFGKRTVKFLGHGIGLLIDELPVLAHGFNEPLEKGMVFAVEPKKGIKGIGMVGIENTFIVTPKGGECITGDDPGLIPIL